A part of Liolophura sinensis isolate JHLJ2023 chromosome 1, CUHK_Ljap_v2, whole genome shotgun sequence genomic DNA contains:
- the LOC135472786 gene encoding tyrosine 3-monooxygenase-like: MMTTDTESAKRRLAFQKSYSLETKSSWRRKSLIEDAKFDTVTNAEFEKREKTLSRGDSITEEDEVFSSNGEAHSVPDKEAAQKICLVLVLRDGLGSLSRILKTFENSKVDISHIESRPSLRSEAAFEIYLRCNGQKNAITVLTNTLKQSSSILDLTVTANDEESKDVWFPRHIADLDKCNHLVTKFEPDLDYDHPGFADKVYRQRRQKIADIAFNYRHGQEIPRVEYVEDEIKTWGHVYSQLKRLLPTHACREYLHVFDILERECGYCENRIPQLQDVSNFMRKRTGFQLRPVSGLLSARDFLASLAFRVFQCTQYVRHGSKPDHSPEPDCIHELLGHVPMLADRRFAQFSQEIGLASLGAADEDIEKIATLYWFTVEFGLLKQDGGLRAYGAGALSSYGELLHALGDGPKKLPFDPETTAVQEYTDDDFQPIYFVVESFDDMQTKMRQYAAKIKRPYEVVYDPYTETIEPKKTKDVISSVADNITQELNNLRCAMEKITSISVKS; the protein is encoded by the exons acaaaaagcTCTTGGCGACGTAAGAGTTTAATCGAAGACGCCAAGTTTGATACGGTGACGAACGCGGAGTTCGAGAAACGAGAGAAGACTCTGAGTCGAGGAGACTCCATCACAGAAGAGGATGAAGTGTTCTCGTCCAATGGCGAGGCTCACTCTGTACCGGACAAGGAAGCGGCTCAGAAGATCTGCCTCGTTTTGGTTCTCCGTGATGGCTTGGGATCGTTATCTCGTATACTGAAGACTTTTGAg AATTCCAAAGTAGATATCAGTCACATTGAGTCGAGGCCATCTCTTAGGTCCGAGGCTGCGTTTGAGATATACCTTCGGTGTAATGGTCAGAAAAATGCCATCACAGTTCTGACCAACACCCTCAAGCAGAGCTCCTCTATACTGGACCTTACGGTGACCGCCAACGACGAAGAATCTAAAG ACGTGTGGTTTCCCCGACACATTGCTGACCTTGACAAATGTAACCATTTGGTGACAAAGTTTGAACCTGATCTGGATTATGACCACCCG GGATTTGCCGACAAAGTTTACCGACAGCGCCGACAGAAGATCGCCGACATTGCGTTTAACTACCGACA TGGCCAGGAAATTCCAAGAGTGGAATATGTTGAGGACGAAATTAAAACATG GGGTCATGTATATAGCCAACTTAAGCGTCTGCTGCCCACGCATGCGTGCAGGGAATATCTGCACGTATTTGACATTCTAGAACGAGAATGTGGCTACTGCGAGAACCGTATTCCACAGCTTCAAGATGTCTCCAATTTCATGAGAA agcgGACAGGGTTTCAGCTTCGGCCGGTGTCAGGGTTGCTTTCTGCACGAGACTTTCTGGCCAGCCTGGCATTCCGCGTGTTCCAGTGTACACAATATGTTCGCCACGGTTCCAAACCAGACCACAGCCCAGAACC GGACTGCATACACGAGCTGTTGGGACATGTACCGATGCTAGCTGACCGCCGCTTTGCGCAGTTCTCTCAGGAGATTGGCTTAGCCTCACTCGGAGCTGCAGACGAAGATATAGAAAAGATTGCTACC TTGTATTGGTTTACTGTTGAATTCGGGCTCTTGAAACAAGATGGCGGCTTGAGAGCATATGGGGCCGGAGCCTTGTCGTCATATGGAGAGCTACTGCATGCCTTGGGGGATGGTCCTAAGAAACTTCCCTTTGATCCCGAGACCACGGCCGTTCAGGAATATACGGATGATGACTTCCAGCCCATATACTTCGTTGTGGAATCTTTCGATGATATGCAAACTAAGATGAG GCAATACGCTGCTAAAATCAAGCGACCTTACGAAGTTGTCTATGATCCGTATACCGAGACTATAGAGCCCAAGAAAACCAAGGATGTCATCTCGTCCGTAGCAGATAACATTACGCAGGAATTAAACAACCTCCGCTGCGCTATGGAAAAGATTACATCCATATCTGTAAAATCTTGA